The nucleotide sequence AGGCTATGAGAAGGTCAAGATGAAGATGGATGGTAACTCTCATCCCCGGGCAAGGTGGGGATGCTTGCAAAACAACCATAGCCTGGCTGTCAACAAAAACGGCCATCCGGCGGGTTTTATAAGGCCGATTCCAGACTCGTTTCGACGGCGGTCTGTTCGCGCCGGCGCAAGATCAGGTAAAGGCCAACACCCAGTACAACCAGGCCCAGGAGTAAACCGCTGAAATCGGAGATAAAGTCGCTGATCAGTTCCCATTGGCTGCCAAAGGCGTAACCCAGACCGCCGTAAAGAACAATCCAGGTGAGTTCGCCCGCGAGATCGTAAAACAAAAATTTCCAAAAGCCATAGCCGCTGCTCCCGGCGATGAGATTGGTGGGCAGAGCCAACGGCGTCAACAACCAGCGGGTCAGGTAAATGGCAATGCCGCCCCGCCGATTGAAGAAATCTTCGGCTTTTTGCCACGCCGCAGATTGGCCAAACCGCCGTTGAATCCAGACCCGGGCAAAACGGCCCAGGCCGTAGATGATGACATCTCCTGCGACGGCCCCGCTTAATCCAAACGGCGGGGTGGTGTAAAAGTCCAGCACACCCTGCCGCACAAAGGCCCCGGCGGCAATCACAATCAGTGTGCCCGGCACCGGGATGCCCAACGCTCCTAAAAACAAAACCCCGGCCAGCATCGGCGAGCCGTAGATAATCATCCAGGTCAAGAACAGGTCGTTCAGGTCGGTCAGGCTCATTGTTCGCCCCCGTATTGGGCCAGGGCTTGTTTAACAGCTTCCGCA is from Anaerolineae bacterium and encodes:
- a CDS encoding DedA family protein, with the protein product MSLTDLNDLFLTWMIIYGSPMLAGVLFLGALGIPVPGTLIVIAAGAFVRQGVLDFYTTPPFGLSGAVAGDVIIYGLGRFARVWIQRRFGQSAAWQKAEDFFNRRGGIAIYLTRWLLTPLALPTNLIAGSSGYGFWKFLFYDLAGELTWIVLYGGLGYAFGSQWELISDFISDFSGLLLGLVVLGVGLYLILRRREQTAVETSLESAL